The Setaria viridis chromosome 9, Setaria_viridis_v4.0, whole genome shotgun sequence sequence CAGAAAATCAGCTATGGAATGTGGGTTGTGTCTTTTGGAAAATCTCATTTGGTTCAACAGCCGTGGCTTTTAAAATAACTAATCTCACTTACAAACGGCCCCCCACGTATCATGCACACATtggatcttcttcttcctctcaccACCATGAGATGCGCCCACCCGCGCACGAGTTTGGCCATGCTTTAGCATGATTTCTGAGTCTGCGGTGTATTATAATTAGCATCCATCCAAACTAGCACATCGGCACCGTGAACTGCCAAATTTTGGCTTGGCAAGCATCGGCTTCAGGGTTGTGCCCCAAACATCATGCGTGATGCTAGTGACAAAGTAAGTTGTGTCACTCACGGTTAGCTTCAGGGTTGTGCCACTTGTATTGCTCTTATTGGATCTTTTAAGTTGGGGGAAGGATTAGGAAAAAAGATATGTCTGTACTTGTACAATCTGCCCATCAGATAGCAAAGTCTAGTTCCAGTCTAGTTGACTGCCTCCTCTTAAGCTTTGCATAGACTTTGCAAATGTCTAGTCGCTTGCATGTCTGTGATGTCATATTTGCCGATGCACAAAATGATATAAACTTCCACAAACTGCACTTTACTGGTTGATGACTGATCATGGGAAGAAGATGTTAAAGTTGCTGGTAATTTTAACAATCAGGAATCAACTATAGATTCTTTACTGAACACGGAACTGGTGGCATTCATTTTTGTTAACATGGCAGATTTTGATAGCTTAAACTTTTAAAAGACATCATCAAGTTGATTATACCTATTATTGACAATTTCCATCATATCTTTTGTGATTTTATCACCTCCTTGCCTGCAGGTATTAACTCATGGTCAGCCTGGTGAGGAAGTAAGCTTGGAGTTGATCTTAAGGGTAGTTGCTGATGTTGGCCTTGTGGTATGACGTTTCACTAATCCATGCATCCCGAGTTTTAAGGATCAGGAAATGTTTTTATCATTTAGTTAAAAATTTATATATCATATACCAGAGTCTTCCCTGTTTCATTTTTAAGATGTGATTATCCAAATTGTGAGGCTTGTTTCAAATCTATTTCTTTAGCATGTCTTCATGTTGTTATAAGTTGCCTTCATTGCATCTTCAGGGACTTCCAAATGCTGGAAAGTCAACACTTCTATCAGCTATTACACTCGCAAGACCAGACATTGCTGATTATCCATTCACTACATTAATGCCAAATCTTGGCGGTCTTGGTGGAGATCCTGCTTTAGGAGCCTTACAGTTTTCCTCAGAAGCAACATTGGCAGACTTGCCAGGTCTAATTGAGGGCGCTCATCTTGGAAAGGTAATgctttttatttatatgttttTTGTTGGTTCCTAATTACAGTTTTTTGGCAGTTTCATGCCGCTTCCCCTCGCTATAACCTTGGGACTCATCATCCTGTTTAATTAAATTTCAGGGTCTTGGCCGCAATTTCTTAAGACATTTAAGGAGAACTAGAGTAATCGTCCATGTTGTCGATGCTGGTGCAGATGATCCTGTCAATGATTATAAGATTGTCAGAGAAGTAATTTCTAATTGCTTTCAACCATTCCCATTTGCTGTTTAGCATTCACGTCTCACTGTCTCAGCATTACAATGTTCACTATTTATCTGATGATCTGTAGTTATAGCTTTGAATCTGTTAGACTAGCATTGAAAAATATTTGTATATGTTGTCAGGAGCAGAATCATATTGCTTGTTTGTATATGGTAAGCTTAAGGGGGGGAAAGGAGTTCAAGGGAATACGATGAGTGTAACTAATGTGCTCTCAGTATCTGGCTGTTCGAATAAAGAAAGAGCAGACCAGTTCAGATTATGAGGATACTAGGCTTCTAGACAGTTAGTAGAAATATTGGTTCTTAGAATGAAACTTGCTTATTTAAAGGATTGAAAATTTCAATTGGGTATATCAAGTTTGTTTGTGGAAGTGAAAATTGAATCATTTGTCTATAGTTTGTTCACAAGTCAAGGTGCAGTGTTGAACAGTGATCTGACATGTATCTTTTTGCAGGAATTAAGGATGTATAACCCCCAATACCTGGAGCGACCTTATGTTGTGGTCCTGAACAAGATTGATCTTCCTAAGGTACACTTCACTTTCAACTCCTTAATTTGAGTCAAACTATTGTCTTCCTAATTCCGCGGATGCGATTTTCTGTTTGAAGTAATCTCCTGAAAATCTGACTTCATATTGACACGGTCGGTGTTTTAACTACTGGCGATGCTTTTTACCCCCTCCTTGTAGGCCCATGATAGGCTATCATCACTGGCTTTAGAAATATCTTCAATTGGTTGTGAAGAAAGGCAGGACATAAGTGGCAGCAAAGATAATCTAAATGGACACGTAAGCAAACATCAGGTCTCATCGGAGGCTACAGTTGAAGGTGGTGAAAAGCAACTCGGGGACTATCCAAGACCTCAAGCTGTTGTCGCTGCTAGCGTATTGTATGTCTCTTGACCTTACAAAACTAGATGCATGCTTATATTGCTTTCAATTTTAAGCAGTTCATATTCCTGACGAAAAGTGTATAAATTTGCTGTTCGATTCCTCTGGGCTGCCTAATCTCTTAAACCTGGAATCAATATCGTTCAAGTTTGATGTCTGCTTATTTTCATGTCCTGTTTTAATGTCACTTCATTCTGTTTAACCCCATTGCCTTGGTTCAACAGGAGGCATATCGGGATCGATgagaactagatattttagtatggtagaaatataagaaactagataagaatgaggagggttctagagttaagatattttgtatggaagagtgtgaacaccacaatgatcatgagcacctataaatagaggtgcttcCCTTCCTCCTAGCCATACAATGGCATAGAGTGACATGTGAGTCATAGGTGAAGATGGCAAGGTTGCCATATAGTGTAGTGGTGCTATGGTAGGGTAGCCATATAAAGAATGTAAGAGTGAGTGTTGTATCAAGTTGTGAGTACGTGAATAAAAGATTTGAGTTCTCTTGTAGAGAGTTGTCTCCTATGTAGGTGTCGGTGTAAAGATCTCCTCAGATTAGTGTGGTATAAGATCCACAGAAGAAATGGTGTCACTATTTTGGTGCTACTTTTATGAAGTCGGTGTGATAT is a genomic window containing:
- the LOC117839467 gene encoding probable GTP-binding protein OBGC2 — protein: MRDASDKVLTHGQPGEEVSLELILRVVADVGLVGLPNAGKSTLLSAITLARPDIADYPFTTLMPNLGGLGGDPALGALQFSSEATLADLPGLIEGAHLGKGLGRNFLRHLRRTRVIVHVVDAGADDPVNDYKIVREELRMYNPQYLERPYVVVLNKIDLPKAHDRLSSLALEISSIGCEERQDISGSKDNLNGHVSKHQVSSEATVEGGEKQLGDYPRPQAVVAASVLRHIGIDEN